A window of Synchiropus splendidus isolate RoL2022-P1 chromosome 9, RoL_Sspl_1.0, whole genome shotgun sequence contains these coding sequences:
- the shtn1 gene encoding shootin-1 isoform X2 — protein sequence MVVASSKTQLISVSQLVIEEVGEIQKDLEIERTCRESAEALASKLNRQNRSLKRKSMMLLTQLGPAALSELHLDDEEEDDEELCSPQCQGRLTELQKELQLALKDKHRLSRDLEALREELTDAREELLKEIQEKEHLAAETTQQKMLLQKYHRVSQFAVSEFESLQDSLKLEKDLRSEAEKFAHTVRGFLHVTSQTSEPQSSTESSSHTEPDSEIQIQERHLRSTNVNRACLQMMVEHETLKRQSQLLINSSSGPALQEALDQVAQLTRDLEAERLQHRAQVKQLEDRLHSSEALKDLAALRLKLELLEEEKRESDDKSSKAQQEVKDLRCTVEELQKRLSAATNPPPPPPPPPPPPPPPPPAPSSNPLSSLMSLIRKKRDVTGDIPLVERESRKTPDADVRQQAVDEMMQRIKKGVQLRPVSQSPSRRRRVERPPSKSAIQDLKGIMESFNRTPPKPRKVSETTSRDDELQKILLRRRGALEAPPKSS from the exons CTGAACCGTCAGAACCGGTCTCTGAAGAGGAAGAGCATGATGCTGCTGACGCAGCTCGGCCCCGCCGCCCTCTCTGAGCTCCAcctggacgatgaagaggaggacgacgaaGAGCTGTGCTCCCCGCAGTGTCAGGGCCGACTGACAG AGCTAcagaaggagctgcagctggCACTGAAGGACAAGCACCGACTGTCACGTGACCTGGAGGCTCTGAGAGAAGAGCTGACGGATGCCAGGGAAGAG CTTCTGAAGGAGATACAGGAGAAGGAGCATCTGGCAGCAGAAACCACTCAGCAAAAGATGCTTTTGCAGAAATaccacagag TGTCCCAATTCGCTGTGTCTGAGTTCGAGTCCCTGCAGGACAGCCTGAAGCTGGAGAAGGACCTGAGGTCCGAGGCAGAGAAGTTTGCTCACACGGTGAGAGGATTTCTTCATGTCACGTCTCAAACATCGGAGCCGCAGAGCAGCACTGAGTCGTCCTCACACACAGAACCAGATTCAGAGATCCAGATTCAGGAGAGGCACTTGAGGAGCACTAACGTAAACCGCGCCTGTCTCCAGATGATGGTGGAGCACGAGACCTTGAAGCGGCAGAGTCAGCTCCTGATCAACTCCTCCAGCGGCCCGGCTCTCCAGGAGGCTCTGGATCAGGTGGCTCAGCTGACCCGGGACCTGGAGGCAGAGCGGCTGCAGCACCGAGCCCAG GTAAAGCAGCTGGAGGACAGGCTCCACAGCTCCGAGGCTCTCAAGGATCTGGCAGCATTGAGGCTTAAGcttgagctgctggaggaggagaagagggagagcgACGACAAGAGCTCCAAGGCCCAGCAGGAGGTCAAGGACCTGCGGTGTACAG TTGAAGAACTCCAGAAGAGACTGTCAGCAGCTACcaaccctcctccccctcctcctccaccaccaccgccaccccctccgcctcctcctgctccgtcCTCCAACCCTCTCAG CTCCCTCATGTCGCTGATCCGGAAGAAACGAGACGTCACTGGAGACATTCCACTGGTGGAGCGGGAATCGAGGAAGACTCCAG ATGCCGACGTCCGTCAGCAGGCTGTGGATGAGATGATGCAGCGGATCAAGAAAGGAGTTCAGTTGCGACCAGTCAGCCAGTCGCCCAGCAGGAGGAGACGG GTGGAACGACCCCCGTCCAAATCTGCCATCCAGGATCTGAAGGGAATTATG GAGAGCTTCAACAGAACCCCCCCAAAACCCAGGAAGGTTTCTGAGACGACCAGCCGGGACGACGAGCTGCAGAAGATCCTGCTGCGACGACGAGGCGCTCTGGAGGCTCCGCCCAAGTCCAGTTAA
- the shtn1 gene encoding shootin-1 isoform X4: MRLNQFQQVSQLVIEEVGEIQKDLEIERTCRESAEALASKLNRQNRSLKRKSMMLLTQLGPAALSELHLDDEEEDDEELCSPQCQGRLTELQKELQLALKDKHRLSRDLEALREELTDAREELLKEIQEKEHLAAETTQQKMLLQKYHRVSQFAVSEFESLQDSLKLEKDLRSEAEKFAHTVRGFLHVTSQTSEPQSSTESSSHTEPDSEIQIQERHLRSTNVNRACLQMMVEHETLKRQSQLLINSSSGPALQEALDQVAQLTRDLEAERLQHRAQVKQLEDRLHSSEALKDLAALRLKLELLEEEKRESDDKSSKAQQEVKDLRCTVEELQKRLSAATNPPPPPPPPPPPPPPPPPAPSSNPLSSLMSLIRKKRDVTGDIPLVERESRKTPDADVRQQAVDEMMQRIKKGVQLRPVSQSPSRRRRVERPPSKSAIQDLKGIMESFNRTPPKPRKVSETTSRDDELQKILLRRRGALEAPPKSS, from the exons CTGAACCGTCAGAACCGGTCTCTGAAGAGGAAGAGCATGATGCTGCTGACGCAGCTCGGCCCCGCCGCCCTCTCTGAGCTCCAcctggacgatgaagaggaggacgacgaaGAGCTGTGCTCCCCGCAGTGTCAGGGCCGACTGACAG AGCTAcagaaggagctgcagctggCACTGAAGGACAAGCACCGACTGTCACGTGACCTGGAGGCTCTGAGAGAAGAGCTGACGGATGCCAGGGAAGAG CTTCTGAAGGAGATACAGGAGAAGGAGCATCTGGCAGCAGAAACCACTCAGCAAAAGATGCTTTTGCAGAAATaccacagag TGTCCCAATTCGCTGTGTCTGAGTTCGAGTCCCTGCAGGACAGCCTGAAGCTGGAGAAGGACCTGAGGTCCGAGGCAGAGAAGTTTGCTCACACGGTGAGAGGATTTCTTCATGTCACGTCTCAAACATCGGAGCCGCAGAGCAGCACTGAGTCGTCCTCACACACAGAACCAGATTCAGAGATCCAGATTCAGGAGAGGCACTTGAGGAGCACTAACGTAAACCGCGCCTGTCTCCAGATGATGGTGGAGCACGAGACCTTGAAGCGGCAGAGTCAGCTCCTGATCAACTCCTCCAGCGGCCCGGCTCTCCAGGAGGCTCTGGATCAGGTGGCTCAGCTGACCCGGGACCTGGAGGCAGAGCGGCTGCAGCACCGAGCCCAG GTAAAGCAGCTGGAGGACAGGCTCCACAGCTCCGAGGCTCTCAAGGATCTGGCAGCATTGAGGCTTAAGcttgagctgctggaggaggagaagagggagagcgACGACAAGAGCTCCAAGGCCCAGCAGGAGGTCAAGGACCTGCGGTGTACAG TTGAAGAACTCCAGAAGAGACTGTCAGCAGCTACcaaccctcctccccctcctcctccaccaccaccgccaccccctccgcctcctcctgctccgtcCTCCAACCCTCTCAG CTCCCTCATGTCGCTGATCCGGAAGAAACGAGACGTCACTGGAGACATTCCACTGGTGGAGCGGGAATCGAGGAAGACTCCAG ATGCCGACGTCCGTCAGCAGGCTGTGGATGAGATGATGCAGCGGATCAAGAAAGGAGTTCAGTTGCGACCAGTCAGCCAGTCGCCCAGCAGGAGGAGACGG GTGGAACGACCCCCGTCCAAATCTGCCATCCAGGATCTGAAGGGAATTATG GAGAGCTTCAACAGAACCCCCCCAAAACCCAGGAAGGTTTCTGAGACGACCAGCCGGGACGACGAGCTGCAGAAGATCCTGCTGCGACGACGAGGCGCTCTGGAGGCTCCGCCCAAGTCCAGTTAA